GGCGCCCCGTTCGGACCGCTCTTCGGCGTTGAGGCCGGCAAAGATCATGGGCAGCGTTACGTTTTCGATCGCGGTCATGACGGGTATCAGGTTGAAGGTTTGGAAGATGTATCCGATGCGGTGGCAGCGCAGGAAGGCCAGTTCGGTGGCGTCCAGTTGCGCCATGTCCACGTCGTCGATGTAGACGGAGCCGGAGGTGGGTTTGTCCAACCCGCCGATCATGTTGAACAGCGTGCTCTTGCCCGAGCCGGAGGGCCCCATGATACTGATGTACTCGCCGCGCACGATGTCCAGGTGCACGCCGTCGAGGGCGCGGAGCACGATCTTGCCCATTATGTACTCCTTTACGACATCGCGCACTCGGACGACGAAATCCATGCTAAACCTCGACCCTCAGCGCGGCGGAGGCGGGCATCT
The window above is part of the Armatimonadota bacterium genome. Proteins encoded here:
- a CDS encoding ABC transporter ATP-binding protein codes for the protein MDFVVRVRDVVKEYIMGKIVLRALDGVHLDIVRGEYISIMGPSGSGKSTLFNMIGGLDKPTSGSVYIDDVDMAQLDATELAFLRCHRIGYIFQTFNLIPVMTAIENVTLPMIFAGLNAEERSERGAELLRLVGLEARLHHKPTELSGGQQQRVAIARALANNPSIILADEPTGNLDLNTGKEIIELLRALNKERGVTIISATHDLKMLDASDRIVWIRDGKAERVEDRESVKLRVGEFEGLLG